Proteins encoded by one window of Asterias rubens chromosome 18, eAstRub1.3, whole genome shotgun sequence:
- the LOC117302637 gene encoding solute carrier family 2, facilitated glucose transporter member 5-like has translation MVPWKGALLLNNIFSVSASLMFGFSGPNYANNFEMVMLARLVYGFMVGVSITIVPLYLAEISPINLRGAIGTCHQLMITVGILIAQVLGLFIFNQPDQWSLLLALTGVFSGVEILTLPFCPESPRWLLLNKNQPEKCRAALVKLRGDDDVDDEVAEMKEEAQKESSTQKVGMWSVLTLKDKTWKMPLIISVMLHAAQQLSGINAVMFYVTIIFEQTGMSAEEVSYATIGVGGINVLMTIVSVFIVERAGRRILLLYPFGLMVLFTGLLTVSLNLQSRDDLFPGVPGMKRLAVIPPEGNPWEWSSVNRTLDTIPELEGLSTWD, from the exons ATGGTTCCATG GAAGGGCGCCCTCCTCCTTAACAACATCTTCTCTGTGAGTGCTTCTCTAATGTTTGGCTTCAGTGGACCCAACTACGCCAATAACTTTGAGATGGTGATGCTAGCTCGTCTTGTCTACGGTTTCATGGTTG GTGTATCAATCACCATCGTGCCATTGTACCTGGCTGAAATCTCTCCAATTAATCTACGTGGTGCTATTGGTACATGCCATCAACTTATGATCACAGTTGGAATCCTCATAGCACAG GTGTTGGGTCTGTTCATCTTCAATCAACCAGACCAGTGGTCACTTCTTCTTGCTCTGACTGGTGTATTCTCAGGAGTAGAGATTCTAACTTTACCATTCTGTCCTGAGAGTCCAAGATGGTTACTCCTCAATAAGAACCAACCGGAGAAATGCCGTGCAG CTTTGGTCAAGCTTAGAGGTGATGATGATGTCGATGACGAAGTAGCCGAGATGAAGGAAGAAGCTCAGAAAGAGTCCTCAACACAGAAG GTTGGCATGTGGTCCGTTCTTACATTGAAAGATAAAACCTGGAAGATGCCTCTGATTATTAGCGTAATGCTTCACGCTGCACAACAACTCTCTGGAATCAATGCC GTGATGTTCTACGTCACCATAATCTTCGAGCAAACAGGAATGTCAGCAGAGGAGGTATCCTATGCTACAATCGGAGTGGGAGGAATCAACGTTCTCATGACAATTGTTTCC GTGTTTATTGTTGAGCGTGCAGGGCGTCGCATCTTGCTGCTCTATCCATTCGGATTGATGGTTCTCTTTACTGGTTTACTGACAGTATCCCTCAATCTTCAG AGCAGGGATGACTTATTCCCCGGGGTACCAGGTATGAAAAGGCTGGCCGTTATTCCCCCCGAGGGCAACCCCTGGGAATGGAGTAGTGTGAACAGGACTTTAGATACGATCCCTGAACTTGAAGGGTTATCCACTTGGGACTAA
- the LOC117302332 gene encoding solute carrier family 2, facilitated glucose transporter member 3-like, with translation MYGSTSRDQWSTTAASSSSSVDEDKTRSRMDGNKEENVMESKPSVNEKNGLENGAHDSHTVKQESLTAPLVFATCSAVLGSSLQFGYNTGVINNPKPIIQSFFNETEYRRTGSFMPDDRNEFLFATTVAIFAVGGMIGSLTAGSMADRFGRKGSLLMNNVLAVLAALLMGFSQLASSYEMLIIGRIIVGINCGINTGIVPMYLSESSPFNLRGAISVMNQLGVTVGILLSQVLGLPVLLGTDDLWPLCLGAAIIPAIIQLVTMPFCPESPRYLLINKNKQKEAEKALVWLRRHSDIQDEIAEMRREHAEEQKEERVSVWQLFKRSSLRRPLLISIVMQLSQQLSGINAVLYYSSLIFVAAGITQENAMYATLSTGGVMVLMTIVSVPLMDRSGRRALHLFGLGFMAVWASLLTIFLVVGENWDPASYISIVCVMFFTVGFAIGPGSIPWLIVAELFSQGPRPAAISIAFCVNWTANFAVGLLFPILQNSLTDYVFIIFIVLLVIFFIFTFFFVPETKNKSFEEISALFKSKNSLENGKEGGSSDSDSSPVNSKMDQGVQYSALKSDMT, from the exons ATGTACGGGTCAACGTCTAGAGATCAATGGTCTACAACTGCCGCCAGTAGTAGTAGTAGCGTAGATGAAGATAAAACACGCTCAAGGATGGACGGCAATAAAGAGGAGAACGTCATGGAATCAAAACCTTCAGTGAATGAGAAGAACGGGCTTGAAAATGGAGCACACGACTCGCATACCGTTAAACAG GAATCCTTGACAGCACCTCTTGTTTTTGCAACATGTTCCGCTGTACTTGGTTCATCTCTACAGTTTGGTTACAATACTGGCGTCATCAACAACCCCAAACCA ATCATTCAAAGCTTCTTCAATGAAACGGAATACAGACGGACCGGTTCTTTTATGCCGGATGATAGAAATGAGTTTCTTTTTGCGACAACTGTGGCCATTTTTGCAGTTGGTGGGATGATCGGATCCTTAACTGCTGGTTCTATGGCAGATAGATTTGGAAG GAAAGGCAGTTTATTGATGAATAATGTCTTAGCTGTACTAGCCGCTCTACTGATGGGTTTCAGTCAGTTAGCTTCGTCTTATGAGATGCTCATTATTGGAAGAATCATCGTGGGAATCAATTGTG GCATCAACACTGGTATTGTGCCAATGTACCTATCTGAATCGTCTCCGTTCAATCTACGTGGTGCAATCAGCGTGATGAACCAACTGGGTGTGACTGTTGGTATTTTACTATCACAGGTTCTTGGTCTTCCTGTTCTCTTAG GCACTGATGACCTTTGGCCTTTGTGTTTGGGTGCTGCAATAATACCAGCTATAATTCAGCTGGTAACCATGCCGTTCTGTCCAGAGAGCCCAAGATATTTGTTAATCAACAAGAACAAGCAAAAGGAAGCTGAAAAAG CTCTTGTTTGGTTGCGACGTCATTCCGATATCCAAGATGAGATTGCTGAGATGAGGAGAGAGCATGCAGAAGAACAGAAAGAGGAACGTGTCAGCGTCTGGCAACTTTTCAAACGCAGCTCATTacggcgccctctgttgatcagTATTGTCATGCAGTTGTCACAGCAACTGTCAGGAATAAATGCG GTTCTGTATTATTCCTCGCTGATTTTTGTTGCCGCCGGCATTACCCAGGAAAACGCTATGTACGCAACTCTAAGCACTGGAGGTGTTATGGTCCTGATGACTATCGTTAGT GTGCCGTTGATGGATCGCAGTGGGCGTCGTGCTCTTCATCTCTTTGGGCTTGGATTCATGGCTGTCTGGGCATCTTTACTGACCATATTCCTTGTCGTTGGG GAGAACTGGGACCCAGCTTCTTACATAAGTATCGTCTGTGTTATGTTCTTTACCGTGGGCTTTGCAATTGGACCAg GTTCCATTCCATGGCTGATAGTAGCAGAGCTGTTTTCTCAAGGTCCCAGACCAGCTGCCATCAGTATTGCATTCTGCGTCAACTGGACAGCAAACTTTGCTGTTGGTCTTCTGTTTCCAATACTTCAG AACTCACTGACTGACTACGTCTTCATCATTTTTATTGTCCTCCTGgtcatcttcttcatcttcaCATTCTTCTTTGTTCCGGAGACAAAGAACAAGAGTTTTGAAGAGATAAGCGCCCTCTTCAAATCCAAGAACAGTCTGGAGAATGGCAAAGAAGGAGGA AGTTCTGATTCTGACAGTAGTCCTGTGAATAGTAAGATGGATCAGGGTGTTCAGTACAGCGCTCTCAAATCAGACATGACTTAA
- the LOC117302334 gene encoding solute carrier family 2, facilitated glucose transporter member 3-like — MRWLSLAFIFLYIISFAIGPGPIPFVIVPELWAQGPRPSAMSISVQVNWWCNFVVGLTFQFIQSGIGAYTFLVYMAFLILSTIFIFFFVPETKNRTFEDISSSFGKKHEVNQNEYELQGSNKRDQL, encoded by the exons ATGAGATGGCTGAGCTTGGCCTTTATCTTCTTGTACATTATTTCATTTGCTATTGGACCTG GACCTATCCCTTTTGTGATTGTCCCCGAGTTGTGGGCCCAGGGTCCCCGCCCATCTGCCATGTCTATTTCTGTCCAAGTCAACTGGTGGTGCAACTTTGTTGTTGGTCTGACCTTCCAGTTTATCCAG TCTGGCATCGGAGCTTATACATTCCTGGTCTACATGGCTTTCCTGATCTTAAGTACCATCttcatatttttctttgttcctgAGACAAAGAACAGGACATTTGAAGACATCTCTTCTAGTTTTGGAAAGAAACACGAGGTCAACCAAAATGAGTATGAACTGCAGGGTTCCAACAAGAGAGATCAGTTGTGA